The Faecalibacterium prausnitzii genome includes a window with the following:
- a CDS encoding DUF3842 family protein, translating into MAAKVLVIDGQGGGLGRQLVSALAAACPEAELTAVGTNSLAANAMLKAGASRAATGENAVVVNCRRADVIVGPIGIVIADALLGEITPAMAAAVCQSGARRVLVPINHCENYVVGVPDQPVSQLVAAAAQKVQELCSAIG; encoded by the coding sequence ATGGCGGCGAAGGTGCTTGTCATCGACGGGCAGGGCGGCGGTCTGGGCCGGCAGCTGGTGTCTGCCCTGGCAGCGGCCTGCCCGGAGGCAGAACTGACTGCTGTGGGCACCAACAGCCTGGCCGCGAACGCCATGCTCAAGGCGGGGGCTTCCCGCGCTGCCACCGGCGAGAACGCGGTGGTGGTCAACTGCCGCCGTGCAGACGTCATCGTGGGGCCCATCGGCATCGTCATTGCGGATGCCCTTCTGGGCGAGATCACCCCGGCCATGGCGGCTGCGGTCTGCCAGAGCGGGGCCAGAAGGGTGCTCGTGCCCATCAACCACTGCGAGAACTACGTGGTCGGTGTGCCGGATCAGCCCGTCAGCCAGCTTGTGGCGGCTGCGGCCCAGAAAGTGCAGGAACTTTGTTCCGCGATCGGTTGA
- a CDS encoding glycosyltransferase family 2 protein: protein METKCAKLPRVSIIVPVYKVEAYLRTCVDSILEQHYENIEIILLDDGSPDRCPMICEEYAQKDSRIRVIHQENRGLPAARNTGLRAASGEWIICVDSDDLWKSDLLESVMAVASDAVDLIAFSYMPYPEGQPLPQPSPLRTGTYRTGGRELLNALQLGLLDEYHRAVPYYFGACWIELVRRDFLEENHLYFDESLKQCEDMIWNLNLLERAHSVGLLDKDLYYYRLRPDSMCHIHDKRLPGYLDTVDQRVVEFGQREKKDADFWAAYDIWLMKTYVRLLDKCYFNPANPDGPVQAWRAWRKMIDDCPTLRHLSKAPLKEFWNNRKRYVPLFFFRFRVPLYLMTRLTYGKLQRHDQGYADRARRRAE, encoded by the coding sequence ATGGAAACAAAGTGTGCAAAGCTGCCGCGGGTCAGCATCATCGTTCCGGTCTACAAGGTGGAAGCCTATCTTCGGACCTGTGTGGACAGCATTCTGGAACAACACTATGAGAATATCGAGATCATTCTTTTGGACGATGGTTCGCCGGACCGCTGCCCGATGATCTGCGAAGAATATGCACAAAAAGACTCGCGTATCCGGGTAATCCATCAGGAGAACCGGGGTCTGCCTGCGGCGCGGAACACGGGCCTGCGGGCAGCAAGCGGGGAGTGGATCATCTGTGTGGATTCGGATGATCTGTGGAAATCGGATCTGCTGGAATCGGTCATGGCGGTTGCGAGCGATGCAGTGGACCTGATCGCCTTCAGCTATATGCCGTATCCGGAAGGACAGCCGCTGCCGCAGCCCAGCCCGCTTCGCACGGGAACCTACCGCACCGGCGGGCGGGAACTGCTGAACGCGCTGCAGCTCGGTCTGCTGGATGAATATCACCGCGCCGTGCCGTATTATTTCGGAGCCTGCTGGATCGAACTGGTGCGGAGAGACTTTCTGGAAGAAAACCATCTCTATTTTGATGAGAGCCTGAAGCAGTGCGAAGATATGATCTGGAACCTGAACCTGCTGGAACGGGCGCATTCCGTGGGGCTTCTGGACAAAGACCTTTACTATTACCGGCTGCGTCCGGACTCCATGTGCCATATTCACGACAAGCGGCTGCCGGGCTATCTGGATACAGTCGATCAGCGGGTCGTGGAATTTGGTCAGCGGGAAAAGAAGGACGCAGACTTCTGGGCGGCCTACGATATCTGGCTCATGAAGACGTATGTTCGTCTGTTGGATAAGTGCTATTTCAACCCCGCAAATCCGGACGGCCCGGTCCAGGCCTGGCGCGCCTGGCGGAAGATGATCGACGACTGCCCGACGCTCCGGCACCTTTCGAAAGCGCCCCTCAAGGAATTTTGGAACAACCGGAAGCGTTATGTCCCACTGTTCTTTTTCCGGTTCCGGGTGCCGCTGTATCTGATGACACGGCTCACATACGGGAAATTGCAACGGCACGATCAGGGGTATGCGGACAGAGCCCGCCGCCGTGCGGAATGA
- the epsC gene encoding serine O-acetyltransferase EpsC → MGLLEDARNIQRKDPAARSVLEVILLYPGFHILVYHRIAHWLYERGHFFLARWVSQRGRHKTGIEIHPGARIGRCLFIDHGMGIVFGETTEIGDNCTIYHGVTLGGTGKDTGKRHPTLGNNVLIGAGTKVLGPVYIGDNARIGAGSVVLKNLPANCTAVGVPAEVVRINNKAVNPADDLDQQDLPDVVAQRITDLDRRISAMEKAAQGDVPPTIHDIRKRSPK, encoded by the coding sequence ATGGGTTTATTGGAGGACGCACGGAACATCCAGCGCAAGGACCCCGCCGCGCGCAGCGTGCTGGAGGTCATTCTGCTGTACCCCGGCTTTCACATTCTGGTCTATCACCGCATCGCGCACTGGCTGTATGAGCGCGGGCACTTTTTTCTGGCACGGTGGGTCAGCCAGCGCGGCCGGCATAAGACCGGCATCGAGATCCACCCCGGTGCCCGGATCGGCAGGTGCCTGTTCATCGACCACGGCATGGGCATCGTCTTCGGCGAGACGACTGAGATCGGTGACAACTGCACCATCTACCACGGCGTCACGCTGGGCGGCACCGGCAAGGACACCGGCAAGCGCCACCCCACGCTGGGCAACAACGTGCTGATCGGCGCAGGCACCAAGGTGCTTGGCCCGGTCTACATCGGCGACAATGCCCGCATCGGCGCGGGCAGCGTGGTGCTGAAGAACCTGCCCGCCAACTGCACCGCCGTCGGTGTACCCGCCGAGGTGGTCCGCATCAACAACAAGGCTGTCAACCCCGCCGACGACCTCGACCAGCAGGATCTGCCCGATGTGGTCGCCCAGCGCATCACCGACCTCGACCGCCGCATCAGTGCCATGGAGAAGGCCGCGCAGGGCGATGTTCCGCCGACCATCCACGACATTCGGAAACGCAGCCCGAAATAA
- a CDS encoding dihydroorotase: MLLVNAVNTEGRPMELFVRDGKIAAVGQDLEALAGENEVVLDAGGLTVLPAFVDLHCHWRTPGFEYKEDIETGSRAAAAGGYTFVNLMPNTKPVCSSAAQAAMVEQKAAEVGLCDVNQTVSITENFDGKTLDHLKTLPASVRFITEDGHGVQDNATMARAFAICTQRDITVMSHAEDMEISPWDYRLAEDIETVRNCWLSEYYQTRLHMCHVSTRGAIEAIQMAKLRGAPVTCEVTPHHLWFTKDTCDYRVNPPIRTADDVAALVEAIRTGVVDAIATDHAPHSEEDKLKGMAGMVGSETAFGVCYTKLCKEEGLPLELLVHLMSTRPAEILGLAKGQLEPGYDADFVLVDLDTPYTVDKDKLHSKSHNCPFDGAQLYGRVFATVKGGELTYQAEA; this comes from the coding sequence ATGCTGCTTGTAAACGCTGTCAACACGGAAGGACGCCCCATGGAGCTGTTCGTCAGGGACGGAAAGATCGCGGCGGTCGGCCAGGATCTGGAGGCTCTGGCCGGGGAGAACGAGGTCGTTCTGGATGCCGGGGGGCTTACCGTGCTGCCCGCCTTCGTCGATCTGCACTGCCACTGGCGCACACCGGGCTTTGAATATAAGGAGGACATCGAAACGGGCAGCCGTGCAGCGGCTGCGGGCGGCTACACCTTCGTCAACCTGATGCCCAACACCAAGCCCGTCTGCTCTTCGGCTGCGCAGGCCGCAATGGTGGAGCAGAAGGCCGCAGAGGTGGGCCTGTGCGATGTGAACCAGACCGTCTCCATCACCGAGAACTTCGATGGCAAGACGCTGGACCACCTCAAGACCCTGCCCGCCAGCGTCCGGTTCATTACCGAAGACGGCCACGGTGTGCAGGACAACGCCACCATGGCGCGGGCCTTCGCCATCTGCACCCAGCGGGACATCACCGTGATGAGCCACGCCGAGGATATGGAGATCAGCCCCTGGGACTACCGCCTGGCCGAGGACATCGAGACGGTGCGCAACTGCTGGCTGAGCGAGTATTACCAGACCCGGCTCCACATGTGCCATGTGTCCACCCGCGGTGCCATCGAGGCCATCCAGATGGCCAAGCTGCGCGGGGCCCCCGTCACCTGCGAGGTGACCCCCCACCACCTGTGGTTCACCAAGGACACCTGCGACTACCGCGTCAATCCGCCCATCCGCACCGCAGACGATGTGGCCGCTCTTGTTGAGGCCATCCGCACTGGCGTGGTGGATGCCATCGCCACCGACCACGCACCCCACTCGGAAGAGGACAAGCTCAAGGGCATGGCCGGTATGGTGGGCAGCGAGACGGCCTTCGGCGTCTGCTACACCAAGCTCTGCAAGGAGGAGGGCCTGCCGCTGGAGCTGCTGGTCCACCTGATGAGCACCCGCCCGGCAGAGATCCTGGGTCTGGCCAAGGGCCAGCTGGAGCCCGGCTACGATGCCGACTTCGTGCTGGTGGATCTGGACACCCCCTATACGGTGGACAAGGACAAGCTCCACTCCAAATCCCACAACTGCCCCTTTGATGGCGCACAGCTCTACGGCAGGGTCTTTGCCACCGTCAAGGGCGGCGAGCTGACCTATCAGGCAGAAGCGTAA
- the pyrF gene encoding orotidine-5'-phosphate decarboxylase: MTNMDKLYEAVEARGPVCVGLDTDFSYLPADFVDSTLSKGENIVRFNKQLIEATKAVAGCYKVQIAYYEALGLDGMKAYADTLKAVREAGVPVIADIKRGDIAKTAEMYAMGHFTGDFEADFVTLAPYMGLDSISPYLPYAEKQGKGMFVLCRTSNGGAKDFEYEKLADGRHVYDLVGDKLNALGKDYMGEHGYSSIGLVIGGTHIEEATEIRAKYQDSFFLIPGYGAQGGKAEDIAQYLTKGNGGVVNSSRGILLAYKKQPGTAFDEAAYNECVNMKEAIAHACSLL, from the coding sequence ATGACGAACATGGACAAACTGTACGAAGCTGTTGAGGCGCGCGGCCCGGTCTGCGTCGGCCTGGATACCGACTTCAGTTATCTGCCCGCGGACTTTGTGGACAGCACCCTGTCCAAGGGCGAGAACATCGTCCGCTTCAACAAACAGCTCATCGAAGCCACCAAGGCGGTCGCCGGCTGCTACAAAGTCCAGATCGCGTACTACGAGGCGCTGGGTCTGGACGGCATGAAAGCCTATGCCGACACCCTGAAGGCCGTCCGTGAGGCGGGTGTGCCCGTCATCGCCGACATCAAGCGCGGCGACATCGCCAAGACTGCTGAGATGTACGCCATGGGCCACTTCACCGGCGACTTTGAGGCCGACTTTGTCACCCTGGCCCCCTACATGGGTCTGGATTCCATCAGCCCCTATCTGCCCTACGCCGAAAAGCAGGGCAAGGGCATGTTCGTGCTCTGCCGCACCTCCAACGGCGGCGCCAAGGACTTCGAGTATGAGAAGCTGGCCGACGGCCGCCACGTCTACGACCTGGTGGGCGACAAACTGAACGCTCTGGGCAAGGACTACATGGGCGAGCACGGCTACTCCTCCATCGGTCTGGTCATCGGCGGCACCCACATCGAGGAGGCCACCGAGATCCGCGCCAAGTATCAGGACAGCTTCTTCCTCATCCCCGGCTACGGCGCACAGGGCGGCAAGGCCGAGGATATCGCCCAGTATCTCACCAAGGGCAATGGCGGTGTGGTCAACTCCAGCCGCGGCATCCTGCTGGCTTACAAGAAGCAGCCGGGCACTGCCTTTGACGAGGCTGCCTATAACGAGTGTGTGAACATGAAGGAGGCCATCGCCCATGCGTGCAGCCTGCTGTGA
- a CDS encoding dihydroorotate dehydrogenase electron transfer subunit produces the protein MRAACCEATVLSHEVIAADIRLLRALWPDREHLPHAGQFFTLRAWGADEAPFLSRPISVHKWEPETQTIEFLYQVIGEGTHKLAALKKGDTFQLTGPMGNGFDIPALAGQYRKIAVVGGGIGTAPMYQVTRELAAAGVRPDVFFGFRDAPYCMEEYRSIANLVKVSTDTGAVGFHGFVTQLYDPADYDAVLVCGPTVMMKNAARLCAEKGTPCFVSLEKKMACGIGACLGCTCETRGGEGKSVCKNGPVFDATEVFF, from the coding sequence ATGCGTGCAGCCTGCTGTGAAGCCACCGTTCTGAGCCATGAGGTCATCGCGGCAGACATCCGCCTGCTGCGCGCCCTCTGGCCGGACCGCGAACATCTGCCCCACGCAGGTCAGTTCTTCACCCTGCGTGCCTGGGGTGCCGACGAGGCCCCCTTCCTCTCCCGGCCCATCAGCGTCCACAAGTGGGAGCCGGAGACCCAGACCATCGAGTTTCTGTATCAGGTCATCGGCGAGGGCACCCACAAGCTGGCCGCGCTGAAAAAGGGCGATACCTTCCAGCTGACCGGCCCGATGGGCAATGGGTTCGACATCCCGGCGCTGGCCGGACAGTATCGAAAGATCGCTGTGGTGGGCGGCGGCATCGGCACCGCGCCGATGTATCAGGTTACCCGCGAACTGGCCGCAGCAGGCGTCCGGCCCGATGTCTTCTTCGGCTTCCGGGATGCGCCCTACTGCATGGAGGAATACCGCTCCATCGCCAACCTCGTCAAGGTGTCCACCGACACCGGCGCGGTGGGCTTCCACGGCTTTGTCACCCAGCTGTATGACCCGGCGGATTACGACGCCGTCCTCGTCTGCGGCCCGACGGTCATGATGAAGAACGCTGCCCGCCTCTGCGCGGAGAAGGGGACCCCCTGCTTCGTCAGCCTGGAAAAGAAGATGGCCTGCGGCATCGGGGCCTGCCTCGGCTGCACCTGCGAGACCAGGGGCGGCGAAGGCAAGAGCGTGTGCAAGAATGGCCCGGTCTTTGATGCAACGGAGGTGTTCTTCTGA
- a CDS encoding dihydroorotate dehydrogenase, with product MADLKTNLLGFVMNSPIIGASGTVGYGVEYEELADFSRIGGISGKGLTLHGQYGNKGERLWETPSGLINSIGLQNPGVQHFIDVELNEMLELRQKYGTVVIANLGGHSEEEYVEGAAMLSDSAVDIVELNISCPNVKVGGMAYGVKAEAAGEVVRMVRDACKKPLMVKLSPQAENIPEMCKAVEAAGADAISLTNTFQACAIDLEKRKPVFNNIFAGLSGPAVRPIALRMVWQAVGAVNIPVVGLGGIATGRDALEFIMAGATAVQVGAANFANPRAMETIAEEMAAWMDKNGVKTLDEIRGCARSNG from the coding sequence ATGGCAGATCTGAAAACGAACCTGTTGGGCTTTGTGATGAACAGCCCCATCATCGGCGCATCCGGCACGGTCGGCTACGGCGTCGAGTATGAGGAACTGGCCGATTTTTCCAGGATCGGCGGCATCTCCGGCAAGGGCCTGACCCTGCACGGCCAGTATGGCAACAAGGGAGAGCGCCTGTGGGAGACCCCCTCCGGCCTCATCAACAGCATCGGCCTGCAGAACCCCGGCGTCCAGCACTTCATTGACGTGGAACTGAACGAGATGCTGGAGCTGCGGCAGAAATACGGCACGGTGGTCATCGCGAACCTCGGCGGCCACAGCGAGGAAGAGTACGTCGAGGGCGCTGCGATGCTGAGCGACAGCGCCGTGGATATCGTGGAGCTGAACATCTCCTGCCCGAACGTCAAGGTGGGCGGCATGGCCTACGGAGTCAAGGCGGAAGCAGCCGGTGAAGTGGTCCGGATGGTCCGCGATGCCTGCAAAAAGCCGCTGATGGTCAAGCTCAGCCCCCAGGCCGAGAACATCCCGGAGATGTGCAAGGCCGTCGAGGCAGCCGGTGCGGATGCCATCAGCCTGACCAACACCTTCCAGGCCTGCGCCATCGACCTCGAAAAGCGCAAGCCGGTCTTCAACAATATTTTCGCGGGCCTGTCCGGCCCGGCGGTCCGCCCCATCGCACTGCGGATGGTCTGGCAGGCTGTGGGTGCCGTGAACATCCCGGTCGTGGGTCTGGGCGGCATTGCCACCGGCCGCGACGCGCTGGAGTTCATCATGGCCGGTGCCACGGCCGTGCAGGTGGGCGCTGCCAACTTTGCGAACCCCCGCGCCATGGAGACCATCGCCGAGGAGATGGCCGCATGGATGGACAAGAACGGCGTCAAGACGCTGGACGAGATCCGCGGCTGCGCCCGCAGCAATGGATAA
- the pyrE gene encoding orotate phosphoribosyltransferase, protein MSEALEILKSCDAFLEGHFLLSSGRHSSAYCQMAYLQQYPDRCAEVMKAVADKVKELDVDVIVGPAMGGIVYAYELARQTGKRAIFTERVENVMTLKRFAIHPGEKCLIAEDVVTTGISSLETKRVIEENGGICVGITCVVDRTKPEAPSPIPIVASALKLDLPNYAPEECPICKEGKLPLVHLGSRKMKQEAKQTL, encoded by the coding sequence ATGAGTGAAGCACTTGAGATCCTGAAGAGCTGTGACGCATTCCTGGAGGGCCATTTCCTGCTCTCCTCCGGCCGCCATTCCAGCGCCTACTGCCAGATGGCCTATCTGCAGCAGTATCCCGACCGCTGCGCCGAGGTCATGAAGGCCGTGGCTGACAAGGTCAAGGAGCTGGACGTGGATGTCATCGTCGGCCCGGCCATGGGCGGCATCGTCTACGCTTACGAGCTGGCCCGCCAGACCGGCAAGCGCGCCATTTTCACCGAGCGCGTTGAGAATGTGATGACCCTGAAGCGCTTTGCCATCCATCCGGGTGAGAAGTGCCTGATCGCGGAGGACGTTGTGACCACCGGCATCTCCTCTCTGGAGACCAAGCGCGTCATCGAGGAGAACGGCGGCATCTGCGTGGGCATCACCTGCGTGGTAGACCGCACCAAGCCCGAAGCTCCGTCGCCCATCCCCATCGTGGCAAGCGCCCTCAAGCTGGACCTGCCCAACTACGCACCCGAAGAGTGCCCCATCTGCAAGGAGGGCAAGCTGCCGCTGGTCCATCTGGGCAGCCGCAAGATGAAGCAGGAAGCGAAGCAGACCCTGTAA
- a CDS encoding carbamoyl phosphate synthase small subunit has translation MNAYLLLANGMVFAGQSVGAEGVTVGEVVFATGMVGFEETLTDPSYYGQIITQTYPLIGNYGMNQGDMESDRIWARGYIVREACTTPSNWRCEETLDSFLKKNNTIGIEGIDTRHLTRIIRESGVMNGAILTTFDPADPANKAETDKLLETIRAYTVTDAVKNVTCAAPEVFNEKGETHIVLMHYGCKRNIVRCLVKRGCKVTVMPAFATAEEVAALNPDGIMLSNGPGDPAEPVEVIENLRHIFELGIPTFGICLGHQLSALAAGAKTMKLKYGHRGANQPVTDFESGRTFITSQNHGYAVVGDELPAEMGEVAQVNANDGTCEGIKYKKWNCFTVQFHPEANGGPKDTEFLFDRFLNNVKAAKEAR, from the coding sequence ATGAACGCATATCTTCTTTTGGCGAACGGCATGGTCTTTGCGGGCCAGTCGGTGGGCGCAGAGGGCGTCACCGTGGGCGAGGTCGTCTTTGCCACCGGTATGGTCGGCTTTGAAGAGACCCTGACCGACCCCAGCTATTATGGCCAGATCATCACCCAGACTTACCCCCTCATCGGCAACTATGGCATGAACCAGGGCGACATGGAGTCCGATCGCATCTGGGCCAGGGGCTACATCGTGCGCGAAGCCTGCACCACGCCCTCCAACTGGCGCTGTGAGGAGACGCTGGACAGCTTTTTGAAGAAAAACAACACCATCGGCATCGAGGGCATCGACACCCGCCACCTGACCCGCATCATCCGGGAGAGCGGCGTGATGAACGGCGCCATCCTGACCACCTTTGACCCCGCAGACCCGGCCAACAAAGCCGAGACGGACAAGCTGCTGGAGACCATCCGCGCCTATACCGTGACCGATGCGGTCAAGAACGTCACCTGCGCAGCGCCCGAAGTTTTTAACGAGAAGGGCGAGACCCACATCGTGCTGATGCACTACGGCTGCAAGCGGAACATTGTGCGGTGCCTGGTCAAGCGTGGCTGCAAGGTCACGGTCATGCCGGCCTTCGCCACCGCCGAGGAAGTGGCAGCTCTGAATCCGGACGGCATCATGCTGTCCAACGGCCCCGGCGACCCCGCCGAGCCGGTGGAGGTCATCGAGAACCTCCGCCATATCTTCGAACTGGGCATCCCCACCTTCGGCATTTGCCTGGGCCACCAGCTCTCCGCTCTGGCCGCCGGTGCCAAGACCATGAAGCTCAAGTACGGTCACCGCGGTGCCAACCAGCCCGTCACCGACTTTGAGTCCGGCCGCACCTTCATCACCAGCCAGAACCACGGCTATGCAGTCGTGGGCGACGAGCTGCCCGCCGAGATGGGCGAGGTAGCTCAGGTGAACGCCAACGACGGCACCTGCGAGGGCATCAAATACAAAAAGTGGAACTGCTTCACCGTCCAGTTCCACCCCGAAGCGAACGGCGGCCCCAAGGAC